One genomic segment of Peromyscus leucopus breed LL Stock chromosome 23, UCI_PerLeu_2.1, whole genome shotgun sequence includes these proteins:
- the LOC114689299 gene encoding vomeronasal type-2 receptor 116-like — protein sequence MVSLIFLFWLLQSLVPLSSFDASQCHSRGESYLYQDGNVLIAVLVPVLFYHPQVSLISHNFNFFPIQTFHSLNCVPFVPFHSYICNYLQYKMTSYQLSLAFRFAIEEINRNTHILPNMSLGFHLYSIPSHQRTALLGAFACLTGFETMHPNYECRSEKKTAALLTGESWATSALIGRLLNLYKYPQLTFGPFDTMLNDRSQFSSLYQTAPKDISLSHGIVILMVHFSWTWVGLVLMDDHKGAESLSDLRREMDRYRVCLAFVEMIPDIPVFSYDEPSIKTHLQIQKSSANVVIIYGDHKSLHGAIMIIAAHVLNRKVWVLKSQWDENSLTKSLIFDTFHGSLIFAHHHTEVSDFRKFIQTYNPSKYPEDYFLAKFWNTYFNCSFSGPDCQILGNCLPNASLDMLPKNVWEMDMTEESYNLYNSVYAVAHSLHEMTLKQVQIQPHGNGEIFTFPWELHPFLKNIQFKNGAGDLVVLDSQRKLDAEYDIINIWNFPEGLRKKMKVGTFSPKAPEGQELFLSDHMIQWATVFTEVPCSVCSESCVPGFRKSPQEGETVCCYDCTPCPANEISNETDMDHCVRCPESHYANTEKIHCLRKAETFLSYEDPLGKALICLSLGFFAFTAGVLGVFVKYHHTPIVKANNQVLTYILLITLIFCFLCPLLFIGHPNTATCILQQSSFGVLFTVALSTVLAKTITVVLAFKITFPGRLIRWIMISRAPNFIIPVCTFIQLVLCGIWLSTSPPYVDSDTYSEHGHIIILCNKGSTLAFHSVLAYLCSMALGSYTMAYLSRNLPDTFNEAKFITFSMLVFFSVWVTFLPVYHSTKGKLMVAVEVFSILASSAGLLGCIFLPKCYVVLFRPQRNVIRGHQ from the exons ATGgtctctttgatttttcttttctggctccTGCAGTCTCTTGTTCCTTTGTCCTCCTTCGATGCTTCTCAATGCCATTCAAGAGGAGAAAGTTATTTATATCAAGATGGAAATGTGCTGATTGCTGTACTTGTTCCAGTTTT attttatcATCCTCAAGTAAGTTTGATTTCacacaactttaatttttttcccattcagaCATTCC ATTCTCTCAATTGTGTACCATTTGTTCCATTTCATTCctatatttgtaattatttaca GTACAAGATGACGAGCTACCAGCTTTCTTTGGCGTTCAGATTCGCCATTGAGGAGATCAACAGAAACACTCACATTTTACCAAACATGTCTCTAGGATTTCATCTCTATAGTATCCCTAGCCATCAAAGGACTGCTCTTCTGGGAGCATTTGCTTGCCTCACAGGATTTGAAACTATGCATCCTAATTATGAATGTAGAAGTGAGAAGAAGACTGCTGCTTTACTTACAGGAGAATCATGGGCAACATCTGCACTTATTGGGAGACTGCTGAATCTCTACAAGTATCCACAG CTTACTTTTGGGCCATTTGACACTATGCTGAATGACAGAAGCCAGTTCTCTTCTCTCTATCAGACAGCACCCAAGGACATATCTCTTTCACATGGCATTGTCATTTTGATGGTTCATTTCAGCTGGACCTGGGTGGGACTGGTTCTCATGGATGACCACAAAGGGGCTGAGAGTCTATCAGACTTGAGAAGAGAGATGGACAGGTACAGAGTGTGTTTAGCTTTTGTAGAAATGATTCCAGACATCCCAGTTTTTTCCTATGATGAACCTTCCATAAAAACTCACCTGCAGATACAGAAGTCATCTGCAAATGTGGTTATCATTTATGGTGACCATAAATCATTACATGGTGCAATTATGATTATAGCAGCACATGTATTGAACAGGAAAGTCTGGGTCTTGAAGTCACAGTGGGATGAAAATTCTCTTACTAAATCTTTGATATTTGATACATTCCATGGGAGTCTCATTTTTGCACATCACCACACTGAGGTTTCTGATTTTAGGAAGTTTATCCAGACATACAATCCTTCCAAATACCCAGAGGACTATTTTCTTGCTAAGTTCTGGAACACATACTTCAACTGCTCTTTCTCTGGACCTGATTGTCAAATTTTGGGTAATTGTTTACCCAATGCATCTTTGGATATGTTGCCTAAAAATGTTTGGGAAATGGATATGACTGAAGAGAGTTACAATTTATATAACTCTGTGTATGCTGTGGCTCACAGTCTCCATGAGATGACACTCAAACAAGTACAAATTCAGCCCCATGGGAATGGGGAGATATTTACCTTCCCTTGGGAG CTTCACCCTTTTCTCAAGAATATCCAGTTCAAAAATGGTGCTGGAGACCTTGTGGTTTTGGAttcacaaaggaaattagatgcaGAATATGATATTATCAACATCTGGAATTTTCCAGAGGGCCTCAGAAAAAAGATGAAAGTTGGAACATTTTCTCCAAAAGCTCCAGAAGGGCAGGAACTGTTTCTGTCTGACCATATGATACAATGGGCTACAGTATTTACAGAG GTTCCTTGCTCTGTGTGCAGTGAGAGCTGTGTTCCAGGATTCAGAAAATCTCCCCAGGAGGGCGAGACTGTCTGCTGCTATGATTGCACTCCTTGTCCAGCTAATGAGATTTCCAATGAGACAG ATATGGACCATTGTGTGAGGTGTCCAGAAAGTCATTATGCAAACACAGAGAAGATCCACTGCCTCCGGAAAGCAGAGACTTTTCTGTCCTATGAAGACCCTTTGGGGAAGGCACTCATCTGCTTGTCCCTGGGCTTCTTTGCATTTACAGCTGGTGTTTTGGGGGTCTTTGTCAAGTATCACCACACTCCCATTGTCAAGGCCAACAATCAGGTTCTCACTTACATCCTGCTCATCACTCTgatcttctgttttctctgtccatTGCTATTCATTGGCCATCCCAACACAGCAACCTGTATCCTGCAGCAGAGTTCATTTGGAGTCCTGTTCACAGTGGCTCTCTCTACAGTCTTGGCCAAAACTATTACTGTGGTTCTGGCTTTCAAGATCACATTTCCAGGGAGATTGATAAGGTGGATAATGATATCAAGGGCTCCTAACTTCATCATTCCTGTCTGCACTTTTATTCAGCTTGTGCTCTGTGGAATTTGGCTGAGCACCTCTCCTCCCTATGTTGACTCAGATACTTATTCTGAACATGGACACATAATTATTCTATGCAACAAGGGCTCCACTCTTGCCTTCCATTCTGTCCTGGCATACCTCTGCTCCATGGCACTTGGAAGCTACACTATGGCTTACTTGTCCAGGAACctgcctgacacattcaatgaagccaagttcATCACTTTCAGCATGTTGGTGTTCTTCAGTGTGTGGGTCaccttcctccctgtctaccacagcaccaagggGAAACTCATGGTGGCCGTGGAAGTCTTTTCCATCTTAGCTTCCAGTGCAGGCCTCCTAGGTTGTATCTTTCTGCCCAAGTGCTATGTTGTTTTGTTCAGACCACAGAGGAATGT